From Cannabis sativa cultivar Pink pepper isolate KNU-18-1 chromosome 8, ASM2916894v1, whole genome shotgun sequence, a single genomic window includes:
- the LOC115700377 gene encoding MDIS1-interacting receptor like kinase 2-like yields MTLHIFKILATTSSLSLVWAITFFFIILTKLDTTIFLLVKASQYESPSPSPSQAPAPASNSVTANLEEPQLNSLFQTDWCKDKHLFNRSMHYYCNQRGITCDNAGHITQILQYIFYDGENPERKGTLQNFSTSCFKHLVHLDLSFARLEGVIPPGIGALSKLTYLDLSHNAFTGRLPLSLTNLSRLVKLDLSFNQLNNSIPPKLGNLKNLVELNLGNNILTGAIPSSIGLLTNLTYLTLWSNQISGSIPISIGNLVNLLYFDLSYNSLSGSLPSTLFRLIKLSELHISSNQLTGEIPKALGNLTNLTSLSLDSNKLHSPIPWSIGYLINLEYLHLEANQIVGSIPVSIGNLKNLLYLDVSGNNLSGSLPLSLFRLTKLSELDISSNQLSGDIPEALGDLTNLTSLSLSSNNLHGAIPWSIGHLISLQYLYLGGNQINGSIPTSIGNLENIAYLNLSDNSLSGSLPSNLFRLAKLTELDVSFNQIGGVIPEALGNLTNLTSLSLFSNKFYGPIPWSIGDLIKLTHLNLGGNQISSIPMSIGQMENLLNLNLSSNNLSWPILSTLFQLTKLFFLDISFNQLSGEIPKALGNLTDLSHLYLSSNHFVGFIPVEIGNMDTLIDLRMSFNKLTGPLFPTLNGLTNIEYLDISSNQINGSIDEDILYLSRLNYLNLSNNNISGIIPSQIQSLNTLTVFDVSNNCLQFPLRALVIFKLPAVSFSTRNKDLCTVIDSSPPYSKSSWSKKKSIPKVKLILLISILLGFFSCSIGFCVVFKIWLKRRKVQPPNDQTVMKNGDIFSIWNYDGKIAFEDIIQATEDFDIRYCIGTGGYGSVYRTQLPNGKVVALKKLHRSEAEQPMLRHSFTNEVETLTELRHSNIVRLHGFCLHKRSMFLIYEYMERGSLFCVLSNDTEAVDLSWSKRINVIKGIANALSYMHHDCTPSIVHRDVTTTNILLNSKLEPFLADFGTAKLLDSDSSNRTMIAGTYGYIAPECAYTMVITEKCDVYSYGVVALEILVGRHPQELFSLFSLSPSSSSTAQDIMLAHILDKRLPTPTNCVVVRDIVLVATIALACINANPKCRPSMKHVSQQLLARKGLLAKPFTDISLGQLIIPDKVFMDAEIDQNGTSEIQS; encoded by the exons ATGACACTCCATATTTTCAAAATCCTTGCTACTACATCATCACTATCACTAGTATGGGCAATCACTTTCTTCTTCATTATTCTAACCAAGTTGGATACCaccattttcttattggtaaaAGCTTCTCAATATGAATCACCATCACCATCACCATCACAGGCACCAGCACCAGCGTCCAACAGTGTCACAGCTAATCTCGAAGAACCACAACTGAATTCTCTATTTCAAACCGACTGGTGTAAGGACAAACACCTCTTCAACAGAAGCATGCATTATTATTGCAACCAGCGAGGTATCACTTGTGACAATGCTGGCCACATTACTCAAattcttcaatatattttttatgatggTGAGAATCCTGAGAGAAAAGGAACGCTCCAAAACTTCAGTACATCTTGCTTTAAACATTTAGTTCATCTGGATCTTTCGTTTGCAAGACTCGAGGGTGTTATTCCGCCGGGGATAGGTGCTCTTTCAAAGCTCACCTACCTTGACCTCTCCCACAATGCTTTCACGGGTCGGTTACCACTTTCACTAACCAACCTTTCCCGGTTGGTGAAACTTGATCTTAGTTTTAATCAACTCAACAATTCCATTCCTCCAAAACTTGGCAACTTGAAGAATCTAGTTGAATTAAATTTGGGCAACAACATCTTAACAGGTGCAATTCCCTCATCCATTGGTCTTTTGACCAACCTTACTTATTTAACTTTGTGGAGCAATCAAATTAGTGGCTCCATTCCTATCAGTATAGGAAACTTAGTGAACTTACTTTACTTTGATTTATCATATAACAGCCTCAGTGGGTCATTACCCTCCACTCTTTTTCGATTAATTAAATTATCTGAGCTTCATATCTCATCTAACCAACTTACTGGTGAAATCCCTAAAGCTTTAGGTAATTTAACAAATTTAACCTCTCTATCTCTCGACTCAAACAAGTTACATAGTCCAATCCCTTGGTCCATTGGTTATCTGATCAACCTCGAGTATTTACATTTGGAGGCAAATCAAATAGTTGGCTCCATTCCTGTAAGTATAGGAAACTTAAAGAACTTACTTTACCTTGATGTATCTGGTAACAACCTTAGTGGGTCactccccctctctctctttcgattAACCAAATTATCCGAGCTTGATATCTCTTCTAACCAACTCAGTGGTGATATCCCTGAAGCTTTGGGTGATTTAACCAATTTAACCTCTCTATCTCTTTCttcaaacaacttacatggtgCAATACCTTGGTCCATTGGTCATTTGATCAGTCTCCAATATTTATATTTGGGtggaaatcaaatcaatggctCCATTCCTACAAGTATAGGAAACTTAGAGAACATAGCATACCTCAATCTTTCTGATAACAGCCTTAGTGGGTCACTCCCCTCCAATCTTTTTCGATTAGCCAAATTAACTGAACTTGATGTTTCATTTAACCAAATTGGTGGTGTTATCCCTGAAGCTTTGGGTAATTTAACCAATTTAACCTCTCTATCTCTTTTCTCAAACAAGTTTTATGGTCCAATCCCTTGGTCCATTGGTGATTTGATCAAACTTACTCATTTAAATTTGGGGGGAAATCAAATTAGCTCCATTCCTATGAGTATAGGACAGATGGAAAATTTACTAAATCTTAATTTGTCCAGTAACAATCTCAGTTGGCCAATCCTCTCCACTCTTTTTCAATTAACCAAATTATTCTTTCTTGATATTTCATTTAACCAACTTAGTGGTGAAATCCCTAAAGCTTTGGGTAATTTAACTGATTTGAGCCATCTATACCTTTCCTCAAACCATTTTGTTGGTTTCATCCCAGTAGAAATTGGAAACATGGACACTTTGATTGATCTGCGGATGAGTTTTAATAAGCTCACTGGGCCACTTTTTCCAACTTTGAATGGTTTAACCAATATTGAATATCTTGACATAAGTTCAAACCAAATCAATGGTTCTATAGATGAAGATATTTTATATCTGTCAAGACTGAATTATCTGAACTTATCAAATAACAATATATCAGGTATCATACCTTCTCAAATTCAGAGCTTGAACACTTTAACCGTGTTTGATGTTTCAAACAATTGTTTACAATTTCCATTAAGAGCTCTCGTGATTTTTAAACTCCCAGCAGTATCGTTTTCTACTAGAAATAAGGATTTGTGCACTGTTATCGATAGTTCTCCTCCATACTCTAAATCTAGCTGGAGTAAGAAGAAATCTATCCCCAAAGTTAAACTTATTCTTCTCATTTCAATTCTACTTGGATTCTTTTCTTGCTCTATTGGGTTTTGTGTGGTCTTTAAAATTTGGCTGAAGAGGAGAAAAGTTCAGCCTCCAAATGATCAAACAGTAATGAAGAATGGAGACATATTTTCAATATGGAATTACGATGGAAAAATTGCATTTGAAGATATCATACAAGCAACTGAAGACTTTGACATCAGATATTGCATAGGAACTGGTGGTTACGGTAGTGTGTATAGAACACAACTACCTAATGGCAAAGTAGTTGCCTTGAAAAAGCTTCACAGATCAGAGGCCGAACAACCAATGCTAAGACATAGTTTTACTAATGAAGTAGAAACATTGACAGAATTACGTCATAGTAATATTGTTCGACTCCATGGATTCTGTTTGCACAAGAGAAGCATGTTTCTGATTTACGAGTACATGGAAAGAGGAAGCTTGTTCTGTGTGTTGAGCAATGATACAGAGGCTGTGGATTTGAGTTGGAGCAAAAGAATCAATGTCATCAAAGGCATAGCTAATGCATTATCTTACATGCATCATGATTGCACTCCTTCAATTGTTCATCGTGATGTAACTACCACCAACATCTTGCTAAACTCGAAACTAGAGCCTTTTCTCGCCGACTTTGGTACAGCTAAACTACTTGATTCTGATAGTTCCAATCGAACCATGATTGCTGGTACTTATGGATACATTGCTCCTG AATGTGCCTACACCATGGTTATAACTGAAAAGTGTGACGTTTATAGCTATGGAGTAGTTGCACTTGAAATTTTGGTGGGTAGGCATCCTCAAGAACTGTTTTCATTGTTTTCATTATCACCATCTTCATCATCAACTGCTCAAGACATAATGCTAGCACATATATTGGACAAACGCTTGCCCACACCGACGAATTGTGTTGTTGTACGAGATATTGTTCTTGTTGCTACAATAGCATTAGCATGCATAAATGCCAACCCCAAGTGTCGACCATCAATGAAGCATGTATCTCAGCAACTCCTTGCTCGCAAAGGATTATTAGCCAAACCTTTTACTGATATCTCTCTTGGACAGCTTATAATCCCAGACAAAGTCTTCATGGATGCTGAAATTGACCAGAATGGTACAAGTGAAATTCAATCATGA
- the LOC133030018 gene encoding MDIS1-interacting receptor like kinase 2-like, whose translation MTLYISNILASSSSPSLVWTITFFFIILPKLDHTIFLLVKASQHGSPSQAPAPAPAPAPAPNNVMDNPQEPQLNPLFQTNWCKDKHLFNRSTNYYCNHDSGITCDHAGHITEIHHRHLYAEKIGMLQNFTASCFQHLVHLDLSGSGLEGVIPPGISALTKLTYLDLSNNALTGQIPLSLTNLSQLKKLDLSSNQLNGSIPQQLGNLTNLVELNSGNNILTGAIPSSIGLLINLTRLNLWSNQISGSIPISIENLENLLYLNLFSNILNGPLPSTLFRLNLTALDISENKLNGSIPKALSNLTNLSTLSLSSNQFIGSIPPETGNLRNLIYLDLSQNQLTDSIPLEFKFLKNLNELDLSYNQLTGPISPSLTALASISRLDLSSNRINGSIDEDITNLSQLVDLDLSYNNISGIIPPQLDDMYNLTFFNVSHNYLQGKISNVLLRKFTNESFTGNKDVCSDDIYNFLPPCSKFRASKHNFSRRKKSFITRIMVILPISILFAIFGVGVVFKIWLKRRKVQTPSDQTVMKNGDMFSIWNYDGKIAFEDIIKATEDFDIRYCIGTGGYGSVYRAQLPNGKVIALKKLHSFESEQSILRQSFTNEVQTLTEIRHKNIIRLHGFCLHKRSMFLIYEYMERGSLFCVLSNDTEAVDLSWSKRIDVIKGIAYALSYMHHDWIPSFVHRDVTTTNILLNSELEAFLSDFGTAKLLDPDSSNRTMIAGTYGYIAPELAYTMAITEKCDVYSFGVVILETLMGRHPQELLSLSQSSSSTAQNMLLIDILDKRLSRPTNQLLTRDIVLLGTIAFACLNANPKCRPTMKHISHQLLARKGLLAKPFIDFSLEQLMIPANAEINQNGANEILS comes from the exons ATGACACTATACATTTCCAATATCCTTGCTAGTTCATCATCACCATCACTAGTATGGACAATCACTTTCTTCTTCATCATTCTACCCAAGTTGGATCACaccattttcttattggtaaaAGCTTCTCAACATGGATCACCATCACAGGCACCAGCACCAGCACCAGCACCAGCACCAGCACCAAACAATGTCATGGATAATCCCCAAGAACCACAACTGAATCCTCTGTTTCAAACCAATTGGTGTAAGGACAAACATCTTTTCAACAGAAGCACGAACTATTATTGCAACCACGACTCAGGCATCACTTGTGACCATGCTGGCCACATTACAGAAATTCATCATCGACATTTGTATGCAGAGAAAATAGGAATGCTCCAGAACTTCACTGCATCTTGCTTTCAACATTTAGTTCATTTGGATCTTTCGGGGTCAGGACTCGAGGGTGTTATTCCACCGGGGATAAGTGCTCTTACAAAGCTCACCTACCTTGACCTCTCCAACAATGCTCTTACAGGCCAAATACCACTTTCACTAACCAACCTTTCCCAATTGAAGAAACTTGATCTTAGTAGTAATCAACTCAATGGTTCCATTCCTCAACAACTTGGCAACTTGACGAATCTGGTTGAATTAAATTCGGGCAACAACATCTTAACAGGTGCAATTCCTTCATCCATTGGTCTTTTGATCAACCTTACTAGATTAAATTTGTGGAGCAATCAAATTAGTGGATCCATTCCTATCAGTATAGAAAACTTAGAGAACTTACTCTATCTTAATTTGTTTAGTAACATTCTCAACGGGCCACTCCCCTCCACTCTATTTCGATTAAATTTAACTGCTCTAGACATTTCAGAAAACAAACTCAATGGATCTATTCCTAAAGCTTTAAGTAATTTAACCAATTTGTCAACTCTATCTCTATCCTCAAACCAATTTATTGGTTCTATccctcctgaaactggaaacTTGAGAAACCTAATATATTTGGACCTGagtcaaaatcaattaaccgaTTCCATCCCTTTAGAATTCAAATTTTTGAAGAATTTGAATGAATTGGATCTAAGTTATAATCAACTTACAGGTCCAATTTCCCCATCTTTGACTGCTTTAGCAAGCATTTCTCGTCTTGACTTAAGTTCAAATCGAATTAATGGTTCCATAGATGAAGATATTACAAATCTTTCACAATTGGTTGATTTAGACCTATCATATAACAATATTTCGGGAATCATACCTCCTCAACTTGATGATATGTACAATTTAACCTTTTTCAATGTTTCACACAATTATTTACAAGGTAAAATAAGTAATGTGCTTCTTCGTAAATTCACAAATGAATCATTTACTGGAAATAAGGATGTATGTAGTGATGATATCTACAATTTCCTCCCTCCTTGCTCTAAATTTAGAGCGAGTAAGCATAATTTTAGTCGGAGGAAGAAGAGCTTCATCACAAGAATTATGGTTATTCTTCCCATCTCGATTCTCTTTGCCATTTTCGGGGTTGGTGTGGTCTTTAAAATTTGGCTGAAGAGAAGAAAAGTCCAGACTCCAAGTGATCAAACAGTGATGAAGAACGGAGACATGTTTTCGATATGGAATTATGATGGAAAAATTGCATTTGAAGATATCATAAAAGCAACTGAAGACTTTGACATTAGATATTGCATAGGAACTGGAGGTTATGGTAGTGTGTATAGAGCACAACTACCTAATGGCAAAGTAATTGCCTTGAAAAAGCTTCACAGTTTCGAGTCTGAACAGTCAATTCTAAGGCAAAGCTTTACTAATGAGGTACAAACATTGACAGAAATACGTCATAAAAACATTATACGACTTCATGGATTCTGTTTGCACAAAAGAAGTATGTTTTTGATTTACGAGTACATGGAAAGAGGGAGCTTGTTCTGTGTGTTGAGCAATGATACAGAGGCTGTGGATTTGAGTTGGAGCAAAAGGATCGATGTCATCAAGGGCATAGCTTATGCATTATCTTACATGCATCATGATTGGATTCCTTCATTTGTTCATCGTGATGTAACTACCACCAACATCTTGTTGAACTCGGAACTAGAGGCTTTTCTCTCCGACTTCGGTACAGCTAAACTACTTGATCCTGATTCTTCCAATCGGACTATGATTGCTGGTACTTATGGATATATTGCTCCCG AACTTGCCTACACTATGGCTATAACAGAAAAATGTGACGTTTATAGTTTTGGAGTTGTGATACTTGAAACTTTAATGGGTAGGCACCCTCAAGAACTTCTATCATTGTCTCAATCTTCATCATCAACTGCTCAAAATATGTTGCTAATAGATATTTTGGACAAACGCTTGTCAAGACCAACAAATCAGCTTTTGACACGAGATATTGTTCTTTTAGGCACAATAGCATTTGCATGCTTAAATGCCAATCCAAAGTGTCGACCAACAATGAAACATATCTCTCATCAACTTCTTGCTCGCAAAGGATTATTAGCCAAGccttttattgatttttcactTGAGCAGCTTATGATCCCAGCCAATGCTGAAATAAACCAAAATGGTGCAAATGAAATTCTTTCTTGA
- the LOC115698536 gene encoding thioredoxin H2: MGGFLSSLLGPGEANADDSSSSSDQSSVLAFHSTARWQLHFNEAKESNKLIVIDFTATWCGPCKMMAPIFSALSTKFTAADFVKIDVDELSEVAQEFGVQAMPTFVFVKKGKEVDRVVGAKKDELEKKVQKHL, translated from the exons atggGAGGATTTCTCTCAAGCTTACTCGGACCAGGAGAAGCGAATGCTGACGACTCTTCCTCATCGTCCGATCAGTCATCCGTTCTCGCGTTTCATTCAACGGCCAGATGGCAGCTTCATTTCAACGAAGCCAAAGAATCAAACAAGCTG ATTGTCATCGATTTCACTGCTACCTGGTGCGGTCCTTGCAAGATGATGGCGCCGATCTTCAGCGCTCTCTCTACTAAGTTCACCGCCGCTGATTTTGTGAAGATCGATGTCGACGAGTTATCC GAAGTAGCGCAGGAATTCGGTGTGCAGGCGATGCCGACTTTCGTTTTTGTGAAGAAAGGAAAGGAAGTGGACAGGGTTGTCGGAGCTAAGAAAGATGAACTTGAGAAGAAGGTTCAGAAACACCTCTAA